In a single window of the Micrococcaceae bacterium Sec5.7 genome:
- a CDS encoding bifunctional riboflavin kinase/FAD synthetase — protein sequence MVHIWNDPSEVPADFGPSVVTFGNFDGVHRGHQQVLSQLIRTARVNGARTVAVTFDPHPAQVHRPASAPELIMGLQDKLDALGQLGLDAVLVMKYSLNLASLTPEEFVGRVLVESLHASHVVIGHDARFGRGNTGDLATMQALGQQFGFEVQVISEFGSEGFPLHNDGGTDRRCSSTWVREALQDGDVATAAAVLGRPHRMRGEVVHGASRGRALGFPTANLAPSASGLIPADGIYAGWLVDQAGTRWPAAISVGSNPTFDGVSRHVEAHVIDRPHEPVEDFDLYGQTVVVEFVARLRGMVAYRGPEALVDQMRLDVVQTHGILTRR from the coding sequence ATGGTCCACATCTGGAATGATCCGTCCGAGGTCCCAGCGGACTTTGGTCCATCCGTTGTCACTTTCGGCAACTTCGACGGTGTCCACCGCGGCCATCAGCAGGTGCTCTCGCAACTCATCCGGACGGCCCGCGTCAACGGTGCCAGGACCGTCGCGGTGACCTTTGACCCCCACCCCGCACAGGTTCACCGGCCCGCGTCCGCTCCCGAACTGATCATGGGCCTGCAGGACAAGCTGGATGCCCTGGGCCAGCTGGGTCTGGACGCGGTACTGGTCATGAAGTATTCGCTGAACCTGGCCAGCCTGACCCCCGAGGAATTCGTGGGGCGGGTACTGGTGGAAAGCCTGCACGCAAGCCACGTGGTGATCGGGCACGACGCCCGCTTCGGCCGCGGCAACACGGGCGATCTTGCCACCATGCAGGCTTTGGGCCAGCAGTTCGGTTTCGAGGTCCAGGTCATCAGCGAGTTCGGCTCTGAAGGCTTCCCGCTTCACAACGACGGCGGCACGGACCGCCGCTGCTCCTCCACCTGGGTGCGCGAGGCCCTGCAGGATGGCGACGTCGCCACGGCAGCTGCCGTGCTCGGCCGTCCGCACCGGATGCGGGGCGAAGTGGTGCACGGGGCATCGCGTGGCCGTGCGCTGGGGTTCCCCACCGCCAACCTGGCACCCAGTGCGAGCGGGCTCATTCCCGCGGACGGCATTTACGCCGGCTGGCTGGTGGACCAGGCCGGCACACGCTGGCCGGCGGCCATTTCGGTAGGGTCGAATCCCACCTTCGACGGCGTCAGCAGGCATGTGGAGGCCCATGTCATCGACCGGCCGCATGAGCCCGTGGAGGACTTCGATCTGTACGGCCAGACAGTAGTCGTGGAATTCGTGGCCAGGCTGCGCGGCATGGTGGCATACCGTGGGCCTGAGGCTCTGGTGGACCAGATGCGCCTGGACGTTGTCCAGACCCATGGCATCCTGACCCGCCGCTGA
- the kynA gene encoding tryptophan 2,3-dioxygenase translates to MTVEKNTRKLDKGIVRDFSSRMSYASYLQLPTLLSAQQPVSEPEHHDELLFIIQHQTTELWLKLVLHELRSAADKLRADELGSALKAIARVKHIQKTLTEQWSVLATLTPTEYSQFRGFLGNSSGFQSSQYRAVEFVLGNKNRKMLPVFESDPEAHALLQQVLAAPSIYDEFLAYLARQGFDVPASVLNRDVTRAHEFMPELVPLFKHIYENAADNWGAYEACEELVDLEDNFQLWRFRHLRTVQRTIGMKTGTGGSSGAAFLQKALELTFFPELFAVRTEIGQ, encoded by the coding sequence GTGACAGTAGAAAAGAACACCAGAAAACTGGACAAGGGGATCGTCCGCGATTTCAGTTCCCGGATGAGCTACGCGTCGTACCTCCAGCTGCCCACGTTGCTCAGCGCCCAGCAGCCCGTCAGCGAACCCGAGCACCATGACGAACTGCTGTTCATCATTCAGCACCAGACCACCGAACTGTGGCTCAAGCTGGTGCTGCACGAACTCCGGAGCGCGGCGGACAAACTGCGTGCGGACGAACTCGGCTCGGCCCTCAAAGCCATAGCCAGGGTCAAGCACATCCAGAAGACTTTGACCGAGCAATGGTCGGTTCTGGCCACACTGACGCCCACCGAGTACTCGCAGTTCCGTGGTTTCCTGGGGAACTCCTCGGGTTTCCAGTCGAGCCAGTACCGGGCAGTGGAATTCGTTCTGGGCAACAAGAACCGCAAGATGCTCCCCGTGTTCGAATCCGATCCCGAGGCCCACGCACTGCTTCAGCAGGTGCTCGCGGCGCCCAGCATCTACGACGAATTCCTGGCCTACCTGGCGCGGCAGGGCTTCGACGTCCCGGCGTCCGTGCTGAACCGTGACGTAACGAGGGCGCACGAGTTCATGCCGGAGCTGGTGCCGCTCTTCAAACACATCTATGAAAACGCCGCCGACAACTGGGGCGCCTACGAGGCCTGCGAAGAGCTCGTGGATCTCGAGGATAATTTCCAGCTGTGGCGCTTCCGCCACCTCCGCACAGTGCAGCGGACCATCGGCATGAAAACAGGAACCGGCGGCTCCAGCGGCGCAGCTTTCCTCCAGAAGGCACTCGAACTGACGTTCTTCCCCGAGCTGTTTGCCGTCCGGACGGAGATCGGCCAGTGA
- a CDS encoding nucleoside deaminase, which yields MTVSTESTGPEGYLERAVQLALRNVADGGGPFGALVVTADGRMHGGVNRVTRDNDPTAHAEVVAIRTAAAESRNFDLSGAVLYASCEPCPLCLAAALWARIDRVYFAADRHGAAAAGFDDAVFYEYFDGSRPELLPVSQTAIPTSDAPFEAWRDNTERTEY from the coding sequence ATGACGGTGTCAACTGAATCCACAGGTCCCGAAGGTTATCTTGAGCGAGCAGTGCAGCTGGCGCTACGGAACGTGGCCGACGGCGGCGGACCGTTCGGTGCGCTGGTGGTCACCGCTGACGGGCGGATGCACGGGGGAGTCAACCGAGTGACCCGGGACAACGATCCCACGGCCCATGCTGAAGTCGTGGCCATCCGGACGGCAGCCGCGGAATCCCGAAATTTCGATCTGAGCGGTGCCGTGCTCTACGCAAGCTGCGAACCCTGCCCGCTTTGCCTCGCAGCCGCCCTCTGGGCGCGCATTGACCGCGTCTATTTTGCGGCGGACCGCCACGGAGCCGCCGCCGCAGGCTTCGACGACGCCGTCTTCTACGAGTACTTCGACGGTAGCCGGCCGGAACTTCTGCCTGTCAGCCAAACTGCCATTCCGACGTCGGATGCTCCTTTTGAGGCGTGGCGGGACAACACGGAACGCACCGAGTACTGA
- the rbfA gene encoding 30S ribosome-binding factor RbfA — translation MADPARAAKLAQRIKVVVAEALGRKVKDPRLEGITVTDARVTNDLQHATIYYTVFGDQLVQDEAAKGLEKARGVLRQEVGRNVTVRLTPTLEFVADQIPVVASNLEELLRAAKKRDAEVAALAEGAKHAGDADPYKSDVPEDVEIDEDDFDEEDVDLSAGTDLDEDSNK, via the coding sequence ATGGCTGATCCCGCACGGGCTGCCAAGTTGGCGCAGCGGATCAAGGTTGTTGTTGCGGAGGCACTGGGCCGGAAGGTCAAGGATCCGCGGCTTGAGGGCATTACTGTTACTGATGCCCGCGTCACCAATGATCTGCAGCATGCCACCATTTACTACACGGTGTTCGGCGACCAGCTGGTCCAGGACGAAGCCGCCAAGGGCCTGGAGAAGGCAAGGGGCGTGTTGCGGCAGGAAGTGGGGCGCAACGTCACCGTGCGCCTGACTCCTACCCTTGAATTTGTGGCGGATCAGATCCCTGTGGTGGCCTCAAACCTGGAGGAGCTGCTCCGGGCCGCCAAGAAGCGCGACGCCGAGGTTGCAGCTCTCGCCGAGGGTGCCAAGCACGCCGGCGACGCCGACCCTTACAAGAGCGATGTTCCCGAGGACGTGGAAATCGACGAGGACGACTTCGACGAAGAGGATGTTGACCTCAGCGCCGGCACCGACCTCGACGAAGACAGCAACAAGTAG
- the kynU gene encoding kynureninase, with protein MSIETFDGDALRQRAAQLDAEDPLARYRALFVGTDTELSYLDGNSLGRPLRRTAEDVTEFIHSGWGGRLIRGWDEEWLAMPQAIGDQLGRSVLGAAAGQTIIADSTTVVLYKIIRAALAAVTDPARTEIVLDTDNFPTDRYLVEGIAREEGLTLRWIDADPSAGVTAEQMRAAAGPATAVVVLSHVAYRSGYLADLPAITAAAHNAGALVVWDLCHSAGSVELELDTWEVDFAAGCTYKYLNGGPGSPAFAYVNRRHLPGLRQPVWGWMGRKDAFEMAAGYEPAPGIRGFLSGTPAIFGMLAMRGTLDLLEEAGMSAVREKSRKLTAFALELHDAWLAPAGVELATPRDPERRGSHITVDHPSFRGVTAALWDQDVIPDFRAPHGIRIGLSPLSTGFAELHQGMSAIRGQLQA; from the coding sequence GTGAGCATTGAAACCTTCGACGGCGACGCCCTCCGGCAGCGGGCAGCCCAGCTTGACGCCGAGGACCCGCTGGCCCGGTACCGGGCGCTTTTCGTCGGCACGGACACGGAGCTGTCCTATCTGGACGGCAATTCACTGGGCCGTCCGCTCAGGCGAACTGCGGAGGATGTCACCGAATTCATCCACTCCGGCTGGGGCGGCCGCCTGATCCGTGGCTGGGATGAGGAATGGCTGGCCATGCCGCAGGCCATCGGCGACCAGCTGGGACGTTCCGTACTGGGTGCTGCCGCGGGGCAGACCATCATCGCCGATTCCACAACGGTGGTGCTCTACAAAATAATCCGGGCGGCACTGGCTGCCGTGACCGACCCTGCCCGGACCGAAATCGTGCTGGACACAGACAATTTTCCTACCGACCGCTACCTTGTTGAAGGGATCGCCCGGGAGGAAGGCCTCACCCTGCGCTGGATCGACGCCGATCCGTCCGCCGGGGTGACCGCAGAACAGATGCGGGCAGCAGCAGGGCCGGCCACCGCCGTCGTGGTTCTCAGTCATGTGGCCTACCGCTCGGGGTACCTCGCGGATCTACCGGCCATCACCGCCGCCGCGCACAACGCCGGGGCACTGGTGGTGTGGGACCTGTGCCATTCTGCCGGTTCCGTGGAGCTGGAACTGGACACCTGGGAGGTAGATTTCGCCGCCGGATGCACATACAAATACCTCAACGGCGGACCGGGCTCACCCGCCTTCGCCTACGTCAACAGGCGGCATCTTCCGGGCCTGCGGCAGCCCGTCTGGGGCTGGATGGGGCGGAAGGACGCCTTTGAAATGGCGGCCGGCTACGAACCTGCCCCGGGTATCCGTGGATTCCTCAGCGGCACCCCGGCCATTTTCGGCATGCTCGCGATGCGCGGGACCCTGGATCTGCTCGAAGAAGCCGGCATGTCGGCCGTCCGGGAGAAATCACGGAAGCTCACCGCATTTGCCCTGGAACTGCACGACGCCTGGCTGGCGCCCGCCGGGGTGGAGCTCGCAACACCACGCGATCCTGAGCGCAGGGGAAGCCACATCACCGTTGACCATCCGTCATTCCGCGGGGTCACCGCCGCGTTGTGGGACCAGGACGTCATCCCGGATTTCCGGGCACCCCACGGCATCAGGATCGGGCTGTCGCCGCTGAGCACCGGCTTTGCGGAACTCCACCAGGGCATGTCCGCAATCCGCGGGCAGCTGCAGGCTTGA
- a CDS encoding pyridoxal phosphate-dependent aminotransferase, with product MPELAAHIRDVPANQIREITEAAWRTPGAVVLSIGEPGFALPRHVLEAGMACLDRDETNYTPNAGIPVLREAFAARFREQTGTAVGADRVYVVDGAQQGLHFAMSLLLAPGDEILIPNPGYPTFAMTSRLLHAVPVEYPLYPEHDFQPRIEDVEVLITPRTRVLMLNSPSNPLGAVLGEQLTRQLVELARRHDLWIISDECYEAFTYDVPHVSPARFDSDVPGEARVFTSLTLSKTYGLTGLRIGALLCPPGLEQKMNNVMESIVSCVASPSQYAALAALTGPQDYVAHAHAHYRANRDAAAAILTSYGIPFLSAQGAFYLWADVSHVSDGDVRGWTRRFLAGSGVAFAPGTAFGSIGEGWIRIALCGGQAELLAGVGRLPKRA from the coding sequence ATGCCTGAGCTTGCCGCACATATCCGCGATGTACCCGCCAACCAGATCCGAGAGATCACCGAGGCAGCCTGGCGCACACCCGGTGCCGTTGTGCTGAGTATCGGCGAGCCAGGCTTCGCGCTCCCCCGCCACGTATTGGAGGCCGGTATGGCCTGCCTGGACCGCGACGAAACCAACTACACACCGAATGCCGGAATCCCTGTCCTCCGTGAGGCCTTCGCGGCAAGATTCCGCGAGCAGACCGGAACGGCGGTCGGAGCCGACCGCGTTTACGTCGTGGACGGTGCCCAGCAGGGCCTGCATTTTGCCATGAGCCTGCTGCTGGCTCCGGGTGACGAAATCCTGATACCGAACCCGGGCTACCCCACCTTTGCCATGACCAGCCGGCTCCTGCACGCCGTACCCGTGGAGTATCCGCTTTATCCGGAGCATGATTTCCAGCCCAGGATTGAAGATGTGGAAGTCCTCATCACACCCCGGACACGGGTACTGATGCTCAATTCGCCGTCGAACCCCCTCGGCGCCGTGCTCGGCGAACAGCTGACCCGCCAGCTGGTGGAACTGGCCCGCAGGCACGATCTCTGGATCATCTCGGACGAATGCTACGAGGCCTTCACCTACGATGTCCCGCATGTGAGTCCGGCGCGGTTCGACAGTGATGTTCCCGGCGAGGCCAGGGTATTCACGTCGCTGACCCTGTCCAAAACCTACGGGCTCACAGGGCTGCGGATCGGCGCACTGCTGTGTCCGCCCGGGCTCGAACAGAAGATGAACAATGTGATGGAATCCATCGTTTCGTGCGTTGCCTCGCCATCCCAATATGCCGCGCTCGCAGCACTGACCGGCCCGCAGGACTACGTGGCCCACGCCCATGCGCACTACCGCGCCAACAGGGATGCGGCCGCCGCCATCCTCACGTCCTACGGCATCCCGTTCCTGAGCGCACAGGGGGCGTTCTACCTCTGGGCCGACGTGTCCCACGTCAGTGACGGCGACGTCCGGGGGTGGACCCGGCGATTCCTGGCAGGCTCAGGTGTTGCCTTTGCCCCGGGCACGGCCTTCGGTTCCATCGGCGAGGGATGGATCCGGATTGCATTGTGCGGCGGTCAGGCCGAGCTGCTCGCAGGCGTGGGCAGGTTGCCGAAACGGGCTTAG
- the truB gene encoding tRNA pseudouridine(55) synthase TruB → MLSGLVIVDKPQGWTSHDVVGRMRRLAGTRKVGHAGTLDPMATGVLVVGINKATRLLTYIVGTSKTYTATIRLGESTVTDDAEGDVISSTSAAAVADEAILAGIAALTGEIQQVPSSVSAIKVNGERAYARVRSGEEVRLAARPVTIHRFEVHGVRRERDGEVLDVDVTVECSSGTYIRALARDLGDALGVGGHLTALRRTQVGPYSLDQARTLEQLADELDVLEMSLAARALMPNRELSEEETTEISFGRRIAAGAAAGTPDAATADNPAAAFAPDGSLVALLADSGSFAKPVLVFAPDNEKRQGK, encoded by the coding sequence GTGCTTTCTGGACTGGTAATAGTGGACAAACCGCAGGGATGGACCAGCCACGATGTGGTTGGACGGATGCGGCGGCTCGCCGGTACCCGGAAAGTGGGGCACGCAGGAACACTGGATCCCATGGCCACCGGTGTCCTGGTGGTGGGCATCAATAAGGCCACCCGGCTGCTGACGTACATCGTCGGCACCTCCAAGACCTACACGGCAACCATCCGGCTGGGCGAGTCCACAGTTACCGACGACGCCGAAGGCGACGTCATCAGCAGCACCAGCGCGGCCGCCGTCGCTGATGAGGCGATCCTTGCCGGCATCGCCGCACTGACGGGGGAAATCCAACAGGTGCCCAGCAGCGTCAGCGCGATTAAAGTCAACGGTGAAAGAGCCTACGCCCGCGTCCGTTCCGGCGAAGAGGTCAGGCTCGCCGCACGTCCGGTAACCATCCATCGCTTCGAGGTCCACGGGGTCCGCCGCGAGCGCGATGGTGAGGTGCTGGATGTTGATGTCACGGTGGAATGTTCTTCCGGCACCTATATCCGGGCCCTTGCCCGTGATCTGGGCGATGCTCTGGGCGTTGGCGGACACCTGACGGCACTGCGCAGAACCCAGGTTGGCCCGTATTCCCTGGACCAGGCAAGAACGCTCGAGCAGCTGGCCGACGAGCTGGACGTTCTGGAGATGTCACTGGCGGCGCGCGCCCTGATGCCCAACCGCGAGCTGAGCGAAGAGGAAACCACGGAAATCTCGTTCGGACGGCGGATCGCAGCCGGTGCGGCTGCCGGAACTCCTGATGCCGCCACCGCGGACAATCCAGCTGCAGCGTTTGCGCCCGATGGCAGCCTGGTTGCCCTGCTGGCGGATTCCGGCAGTTTCGCCAAGCCTGTGCTGGTGTTTGCGCCGGACAACGAAAAACGCCAGGGGAAGTAG
- a CDS encoding polyribonucleotide nucleotidyltransferase — protein sequence MEGPEIQFSEAVIDNGRFGKRVIRFETGRLAKQAAGAAMVYIDEDTALLSATTAGKHPREGFDFFPLTVDVEERMYAAGRIPGSFFRREGRPSTEAILACRLMDRPLRPAFVKGLRNEVQIVVTVLAINPDELYDVVAINASSMSTQLSGLPFSGPIGGVRVALIADEHGSQWVAFPKHSQLENAVFNMVVAGRTVSGADGDDVAIMMVEAEATDNSWNLIKEQGATAPTEEVVSEGLEAAKPFIKALCEAQADLAARAAKPTVEFPVFLDYQDDVFAAVESAAADKLAAVFQIADKQDRDIASDELKDEVTGSLAGQFEGREKELSAAFRSVTKQVVRQRILKDQIRIDGRGLTDIRQLTAEVEVLPRVHGSAIFERGETQIMGVTTLNMLKMEQQIDSLSPVTRKRYMHNYNFPPYSTGETGRVGSPKRREIGHGALAERAIMPVLPSREEFPYAIRQVSEALSSNGSTSMGSVCASTLSLLNAGVPLKAAVAGIAMGLVSDQVDGQTRYAALTDILGAEDAFGDMDFKVAGTAEFVTAIQLDTKLDGIPASVLAAALKQAREARLHILDVLNSAIDTPDELSEFAPRVIAVKIPVDKIGEVIGPKGKMINQIQEDTGADISIEDDGTVYIGATNGPSADAARSAINAIANPQIPEIGERYLGTVVKTTAFGAFISLTPGKDGLLHISELRKLASGKRVDNVDDVLSVGQKIQVEITKIDDRGKLSLSPVVAEEEGAGETERVHASAPAEGADISE from the coding sequence TTGGAGGGTCCCGAAATCCAGTTCTCAGAAGCCGTCATTGACAATGGCCGCTTCGGCAAGCGTGTAATCCGCTTCGAAACAGGCCGTCTTGCCAAGCAGGCGGCCGGCGCAGCAATGGTGTACATCGACGAAGACACCGCGCTGCTGTCCGCAACCACCGCAGGCAAGCACCCGCGCGAAGGTTTCGACTTCTTCCCGCTGACGGTCGACGTCGAAGAGCGCATGTATGCCGCGGGCCGTATCCCGGGCTCGTTCTTCCGCCGAGAAGGACGCCCGTCCACCGAGGCCATCCTGGCCTGCCGCCTGATGGACCGCCCGCTGCGTCCGGCCTTCGTCAAGGGCCTGCGCAACGAGGTCCAGATCGTGGTCACGGTTCTGGCCATCAACCCGGACGAGCTGTACGACGTTGTGGCAATCAACGCTTCGTCCATGTCCACCCAGCTTTCCGGTCTTCCGTTCTCCGGCCCGATCGGCGGCGTCCGCGTTGCCCTGATCGCTGACGAGCACGGTTCGCAGTGGGTTGCCTTCCCGAAGCACTCCCAGCTCGAGAACGCCGTGTTCAACATGGTCGTTGCCGGCAGGACTGTGTCGGGAGCCGACGGTGACGACGTCGCCATCATGATGGTTGAAGCCGAAGCAACGGACAACTCCTGGAACCTCATCAAGGAACAGGGCGCCACCGCCCCGACCGAAGAGGTTGTCTCCGAGGGCCTCGAGGCTGCCAAGCCGTTCATCAAGGCACTGTGCGAGGCACAGGCCGACCTGGCCGCACGCGCTGCCAAGCCCACCGTTGAATTCCCGGTCTTCCTTGACTACCAGGACGACGTCTTCGCTGCTGTTGAGTCCGCTGCCGCGGACAAGCTGGCAGCTGTCTTCCAGATCGCTGACAAGCAGGACCGCGACATCGCTTCGGACGAACTGAAGGACGAAGTCACCGGTTCACTGGCCGGCCAGTTCGAAGGCCGCGAGAAGGAACTGTCCGCAGCATTCCGCTCGGTCACCAAGCAGGTTGTGCGCCAGCGTATCCTCAAGGACCAGATCCGCATCGACGGCCGTGGCCTGACGGACATCCGCCAGCTCACTGCCGAGGTTGAGGTTCTGCCCCGCGTTCACGGCTCGGCCATCTTCGAGCGCGGCGAGACCCAGATCATGGGTGTCACCACGCTGAACATGCTCAAGATGGAACAGCAGATCGACTCGCTGTCTCCGGTGACGCGCAAGCGCTACATGCACAACTACAACTTCCCGCCGTACTCCACCGGCGAGACCGGCCGCGTCGGTTCCCCGAAGCGCCGCGAAATCGGCCACGGCGCACTCGCAGAGCGCGCCATCATGCCGGTGCTGCCGTCCCGCGAGGAGTTCCCCTACGCGATCCGCCAGGTGTCTGAGGCTCTCAGCTCCAACGGTTCGACGTCGATGGGTTCCGTCTGTGCTTCCACGCTGTCCCTGCTCAATGCAGGTGTGCCGCTGAAGGCGGCCGTCGCCGGTATCGCCATGGGCCTGGTTTCCGACCAGGTTGACGGCCAGACCCGCTACGCTGCCCTGACCGATATCCTCGGCGCCGAAGATGCGTTCGGCGACATGGACTTCAAGGTTGCCGGTACCGCCGAATTCGTCACGGCCATCCAGCTGGACACCAAGCTCGACGGCATCCCGGCCTCCGTCCTGGCGGCCGCCCTGAAGCAGGCCCGCGAAGCCCGCCTGCACATCCTGGACGTCCTGAACTCCGCGATCGACACCCCGGACGAGCTCTCCGAGTTCGCGCCGCGCGTCATCGCGGTCAAGATCCCGGTAGACAAGATCGGCGAGGTCATCGGCCCGAAGGGCAAGATGATCAACCAGATCCAGGAAGACACCGGCGCCGACATCTCCATCGAGGACGACGGCACGGTCTACATCGGCGCCACGAACGGCCCGTCTGCCGACGCAGCACGGTCCGCGATCAACGCCATCGCCAACCCGCAGATCCCGGAAATCGGCGAGCGCTACCTGGGCACGGTCGTCAAGACCACCGCCTTCGGCGCCTTCATTTCCCTGACCCCGGGCAAGGACGGCCTGCTGCACATCTCCGAGCTGCGCAAGCTCGCCAGCGGCAAGCGCGTGGACAACGTCGATGACGTCCTCTCCGTTGGCCAGAAGATCCAGGTGGAAATCACCAAGATCGATGACCGCGGAAAGCTGTCCCTGTCTCCCGTGGTTGCCGAGGAAGAAGGCGCCGGCGAGACCGAACGCGTTCACGCCTCGGCTCCTGCCGAGGGCGCTGACATCTCCGAGTAG
- the rpsO gene encoding 30S ribosomal protein S15: MALEAAVKQSIIKDFATSEADTGSPEVQVAVLTQRIKDLTEHMKVHKHDYHTQRGLLAMVGRRKRMLTYLKNTDIARYRALIERLGLRR, encoded by the coding sequence GTGGCACTTGAAGCCGCTGTAAAGCAGTCCATCATCAAGGATTTCGCAACGTCCGAGGCCGACACCGGTTCACCGGAGGTCCAGGTTGCAGTCCTTACTCAGCGGATCAAGGATCTGACTGAGCACATGAAGGTGCACAAGCACGATTACCACACCCAGCGCGGTCTGCTGGCCATGGTGGGCCGTCGCAAGCGCATGCTCACCTACCTCAAGAACACTGACATTGCACGCTACCGTGCGCTCATCGAGCGCCTCGGCCTGCGTCGCTAG